The Uruburuella testudinis genome window below encodes:
- a CDS encoding SDR family NAD(P)-dependent oxidoreductase codes for MKQDILQPGRAAVITGAANGIGAALAHKLAGFGMRLCLFDRDAAALNTLAATLNTETEAVVGDVASSDDLTRLRDTAFGRFGETALLINNAGILAGAGPWGEMAAWRRQLEVNLFAIVQAQALFVPPMLAQSGRSAVVNLGSKEGITTPPGNAAYSVAKAGVKVLTEQLAHELRQTAGDKISAHLLVPGYTWTPMNFPDQDLRRPADKPDEPWTAAQVADYFADRFTQGDFYLICPDNAVSAELDAKRIQWAADDMIHNRPALSRWHPDWQARFAEWVQS; via the coding sequence ATGAAGCAGGATATTTTACAACCGGGGCGGGCGGCGGTGATTACCGGTGCGGCCAACGGCATCGGCGCGGCGCTGGCGCACAAATTGGCCGGATTCGGCATGCGCTTGTGCCTGTTCGACCGTGATGCGGCGGCGTTAAACACACTGGCGGCAACGCTAAACACCGAAACCGAGGCGGTGGTCGGCGATGTGGCGTCGAGTGATGATCTCACCCGTTTGCGCGACACCGCTTTCGGGCGCTTTGGCGAAACCGCACTTTTAATCAACAATGCCGGCATTCTCGCCGGCGCCGGGCCGTGGGGCGAAATGGCGGCGTGGCGGCGGCAGCTGGAGGTAAACCTGTTTGCCATCGTGCAGGCGCAGGCGCTGTTTGTGCCGCCGATGCTGGCGCAATCCGGGCGCAGTGCAGTGGTAAACCTCGGTTCGAAAGAAGGCATCACCACACCGCCGGGCAATGCCGCCTACTCGGTCGCCAAGGCCGGGGTGAAAGTGCTGACCGAGCAGCTGGCACACGAATTGCGCCAAACCGCCGGCGACAAAATCAGCGCCCATCTGCTGGTGCCGGGCTATACCTGGACGCCGATGAACTTCCCCGATCAGGATTTGCGCCGGCCGGCCGACAAACCCGATGAGCCGTGGACGGCGGCGCAGGTGGCCGATTATTTTGCCGACCGTTTTACGCAAGGCGATTTTTACCTGATCTGCCCCGACAATGCCGTCAGCGCCGAACTCGATGCCAAACGCATTCAATGGGCGGCAGACGACATGATTCACAACCGACCGGCGCTGTCACGCTGGCACCCCGATTGGCAGGCGCGTTTTGCCGAATGGGTTCAATCATAA
- a CDS encoding LysR family transcriptional regulator: MLNKPEALRIFCTAAETLQFNEAAVRLGVAAPMVSRTIRRLERELGEILFQRNTRQIKLTRYGEYFYPLARQWLSDGEALFQAAQTPLQGEMRGVVRVALPRFIQNEALLQAVLSRLDDYPDIVLDWRVSEAHVNIVDAQIDVGIRISSMPDNRLVVRPIMPMGAQVVAAPSLLAQWGEPKDLHDLQQNFPLSGLINPHTGRMWQWQFADGAAFLPKNPRFITANAEAEVAAALGGRVFAHLADHLAMPYIKRGELVPVLNRYKAEPWQLYVYRPSATLLPARVKLVFDILADILRKEFL, encoded by the coding sequence ATGCTGAACAAACCGGAAGCATTGCGCATTTTCTGCACGGCGGCGGAAACGCTGCAATTCAACGAAGCGGCGGTGCGCTTAGGCGTGGCGGCGCCGATGGTGTCGCGCACCATTCGCCGGCTGGAAAGAGAGCTGGGCGAAATTCTGTTTCAGCGCAACACCCGCCAAATCAAGCTCACCCGTTACGGCGAATATTTTTACCCGTTGGCACGGCAATGGCTCTCAGACGGCGAGGCCTTGTTCCAAGCGGCGCAAACCCCGTTGCAGGGCGAAATGCGCGGCGTGGTGCGGGTGGCGCTGCCGCGCTTTATCCAAAACGAAGCGCTGCTTCAGGCGGTGTTAAGCCGTTTGGACGACTACCCCGACATCGTGCTCGACTGGCGGGTGAGCGAGGCGCATGTGAATATTGTCGATGCACAGATTGATGTCGGCATCCGCATCAGCAGCATGCCCGACAACCGCTTGGTGGTGCGCCCGATTATGCCGATGGGGGCGCAAGTGGTGGCGGCGCCGTCGCTGCTGGCGCAATGGGGCGAGCCGAAAGATTTACACGATTTGCAGCAAAATTTTCCGCTCAGCGGCCTGATCAACCCGCACACCGGACGAATGTGGCAATGGCAGTTTGCCGACGGCGCCGCATTTCTGCCGAAAAATCCGCGCTTTATCACCGCCAATGCCGAAGCGGAAGTGGCGGCGGCGCTCGGCGGACGGGTGTTTGCCCACTTAGCCGACCATCTGGCGATGCCGTATATCAAGCGCGGTGAGCTGGTGCCGGTGTTGAACCGCTATAAAGCAGAGCCGTGGCAGCTGTATGTTTACCGCCCCTCCGCCACCTTACTGCCGGCACGGGTGAAACTGGTGTTCGATATCTTGGCAGACATTCTACGCAAAGAATTTTTATAG
- a CDS encoding aldo/keto reductase: MKHRQLGGAQGLSVSALGLGCMRMTFGDAPVGDKAQMIAFIRQAVARGVSFFDTAELYGPFDNEELVGEALAPFKNQVVIATKFGFNPDKDGKPTIAAGLNSRPERIRQVAEASLKRLQVEAIDLFYQHRPDPNVPVEEVASAVKELIAEGKVKHFGLSESNAEQIRRAHAVQPVTALQSEYSLFWREIEQNDVLATCEELGIGLVPYSPLGRGFLTGTITVGQKFAANDIRANNPRFTDEAIRANQAVVDLLLRIGQEKGGATPAQIALAWLLAQKPWIVPIPGSRNLKRLDENLGAADIVLTPADLSAIEQAMAEIEVVGARY; this comes from the coding sequence ATGAAACACAGACAATTGGGCGGCGCACAAGGCTTGAGCGTATCGGCGCTGGGCTTGGGCTGCATGCGCATGACGTTCGGCGATGCGCCGGTCGGCGACAAAGCGCAGATGATTGCATTTATCCGCCAAGCCGTTGCACGCGGAGTCAGCTTTTTCGACACCGCCGAATTATACGGCCCGTTTGACAATGAAGAATTGGTGGGCGAAGCGCTGGCGCCGTTTAAAAACCAAGTGGTTATCGCCACCAAATTCGGTTTCAATCCCGATAAAGACGGCAAGCCGACCATCGCCGCCGGGCTGAACAGCCGCCCCGAGCGCATCCGCCAAGTGGCGGAAGCCTCGCTCAAACGCTTGCAGGTTGAGGCGATTGATCTGTTTTACCAACACCGCCCCGATCCGAATGTGCCGGTGGAAGAGGTGGCCTCAGCGGTGAAAGAGTTGATTGCCGAGGGCAAGGTGAAGCATTTCGGACTGTCGGAATCGAACGCCGAACAAATCCGCCGCGCCCATGCCGTGCAACCCGTTACCGCCCTGCAAAGCGAATATTCGCTGTTTTGGCGTGAAATCGAGCAAAACGATGTGCTGGCAACTTGTGAAGAGCTGGGCATCGGATTGGTGCCTTACAGCCCGCTCGGGCGCGGCTTTCTCACCGGCACCATCACGGTCGGTCAAAAATTTGCCGCCAACGATATTCGGGCTAACAATCCGCGTTTTACCGATGAGGCGATTCGCGCTAATCAGGCGGTAGTGGATTTGTTGCTGCGCATCGGGCAGGAAAAGGGCGGTGCGACACCTGCACAAATCGCGTTGGCTTGGTTGTTGGCACAAAAACCTTGGATTGTGCCGATTCCCGGCAGCCGCAACCTGAAGCGCTTGGACGAAAATCTGGGTGCTGCGGATATTGTACTGACCCCCGCCGATTTATCGGCCATCGAACAAGCGATGGCAGAGATTGAAGTGGTAGGCGCGCGGTATTGA